The Plasmodium gaboni strain SY75 chromosome 3, whole genome shotgun sequence genome includes the window atatatatatataatatatatattatattggTAAGActatttaaaaagaaaaatccaatgtaaaaaattacatacatataaattaaatatatacatatatactACATTGTTCTACGTTTCGACAATTTTAAgatatgttttatttttttttaattctattaaatattaaaaaatattatcaaagTCTAAATATTAAATAGCTAATAAGGGAAATAAAatcagaaaaaaaaaaaaatgagctagccaaaaaataaaatatatatatgtataagtatattattttttttttattttttttttttttcctgattttatttcctccttaataaatataatgataaataaaaattaattacAAATGTAATATgacaaaaattaaaaaaaaaaaaaatatacatatatatatatatatatatatataatatatttatgtatacacatttttaattaatagCGCCTCACCCCCCACCTCAATTCTTTCACCATTTAGTGGTTAAGTTTATTTATGTAAGATCCTATATTATCCTCAGTAAAATaagtatttatattttttttattttgaacTGTTTCTATATTTCCATTATAACATATTTGTTCATCGTGTCCTTTATGATTTACCATTTTAATAGTCcatttattttcatttaaaaattgtTCAAGTTGTGTTTTATCTTccatatttaaatattctgacatgttttttaaatatatactttcAAAACTTATTGAGATAgtatttaaaatatattttctaatattagaaataaaatttttatcattctttaaataagaataatcacaattattatcttcattacctatattattatttatacaattccataattttttatactgacaattttttattaattcatatatatatataacactttttatattttcatcatataaacttgaatttattaaactcatatacatattcatatccacattatttatattatataaaacacatatcaatattttcttaattatttctttatcatAACAATGAGGATATAAACAAAACAATCTCAACAAAGTTAGCATCACATCGTTATCATAATATTCGTTATTCTCAAAAGCTACATTCACATAGTCACTTAGAACTTCtaaaaagtaaaaattaaaatgaacaaataaaaaaaatatataaatataaatataaatacatacatatatatatatatatacataaatattgcttaatacatttttgttttcttatttattcTTACNNNNN containing:
- a CDS encoding putative SAC3/GNAP family-related protein (transcript variant 1; alternatively spliced) yields the protein VLSDYVNVAFENNEYYDNDVMLTLLRLFCLYPHCYDKEIIKKILICVLYNINNVDMNMYMSLINSSLYDENIKSVIYIYELIKNCQYKKLWNCINNNIGNEDNNCDYSYLKNDKNFISNIRKYILNTISISFESIYLKNMSEYLNMEDKTQLEQFLNENKWTIKMVNHKGHDEQICYNGNIETVQNKKNINTYFTEDNIGSYINKLNH
- a CDS encoding putative SAC3/GNAP family-related protein (transcript variant 2; alternatively spliced), giving the protein LSDYVNVAFENNEYYDNDVMLTLLRLFCLYPHCYDKEIIKKILICVLYNINNVDMNMYMSLINSSLYDENIKSVIYIYELIKNCQYKKLWNCINNNIGNEDNNCDYSYLKNDKNFISNIRKYILNTISISFESIYLKNMSEYLNMEDKTQLEQFLNENKWTIKMVNHKGHDEQICYNGNIETVQNKKNINTYFTEDNIGSYINKLNH